Proteins co-encoded in one Schistocerca cancellata isolate TAMUIC-IGC-003103 chromosome 5, iqSchCanc2.1, whole genome shotgun sequence genomic window:
- the LOC126188780 gene encoding uncharacterized protein LOC126188780 codes for MADRSAGAPLTWRSSADSVLRPNIRLLCTLGLWQPADSALFHAYTAAVLAVGVAHIAVAAVGIWYRPGDLAEVTIGLANVFVVFTALSKSLLFVSRRPLFYALARRVDLMTVEQQAFCTGDPTLQQVVSIARKRAGRLSVFFHWYVLVADILWSLIPLVQASKEKRWPFQQMPLGTWSRSPFYELSYMLQCASTVYFSLISVDVDCFFVAVMTHITVQLRILTSRFATVGTGMNVTVSELDSQASRLKDVIHEQLRACVETHQNVLRSVEKFSRREYG; via the exons ATGGCCGACCGCAGCGCGGGAGCTCCGCTGACGTGGCGGTCCTCTGCAGATTCGGTGCTGCGGCCCAACATCCGTCTGCTGTGTACGCTGGGCCTGTGGCAGCCGGCGGACTCTGCGCTGTTCCACGCCTACACGGCGGCCGTGCTGGCGGTGGGCGTGGCGCACATCGCAGTCGCCGCCGTCGGCATCTGGTACCGGCCCGGGGACCTCGCCGAGGTCACCATCGGGCTGGCCAATGTTTTCGTCGTCTTCACCGCCCTCTCCAAGTCGCTGTTGTTCGTAAGCCGCCGGCCGCTCTTCTACGCGCTGGCGCGCCGCGTGGACCTGATGACCGTAGAACAGCAGGCGTTTTGCACCGGCGACCCTACCCTCCAACAAGTGGTCTCGATCGCCCGGAAGCGCGCCGGTCGGCTGAGCGTATTCTTCCACTGGTACGTCTTGGTGGCCGACATCTTGTGGTCGCTCATTCCCCTGGTGCAGGCCTCCAAAGAGAAACGCTGGCCCTTCCAGCAGATGCCGTTGGGCACCTGGTCGAGGTCACCCTTTTACGAACTGTCTTACATGCTGCAGTGCGCCTCCACCGTCTACTTCTCCCTGATCAGTGTGGACGTGGACTGCTTCTTCGTGGCCGTCATGACCCACATAACAGTCCAGCTGAGAATCCTAACATCCCGCTTCGCCACTGTTGGCACCGGAATGAACGTAACTGTGAGCGAACTGGACTCTCAGGCCTCTAGGCTAAAGGACGTCATTCACGAGCAACTGCGCGCTTGCGTCGAGACTCATCAAAATGTCTTGAG gagtgtagaaaaattttCCAGGCGCGAGTACGGCTGA